From the genome of Nitrosopumilus sp.:
CCCCTTGAAATTTTGATATTTTAGTATCGCCGTCTTTCCAGGCATTTTTTACTAGTCCTGCTTTTTGACATGCATATTCAAGAAATTCTTTAGTATTCCAGCCATATTCTGTTGGAACTTGAGGTAATAATAAACCTAATTTGTTTTCATTTTCTACAATTAATCCATCTCTGCCAACTTTGATTTCTTTGAGATATTCTGAAGATTTCTCAACTTTAATTTCAACAGGTGGAGTTAGAACCGTAACCTCAAAAATAATCTTGTCAAGTTCATCAGCTGTAACAGGGTTAAATCTTGTATCATGAGTTGCAGCTGATATTGCAGCATCAATTAACCCCTCTGATAATTTTTTTATAGGAAGAGGATAACCAATACATCCTCTTAATGAACCCTGTTTGTTTAATGTTACAAAAACTCCTGAAGTGAAATTAAATTTTGAATTAAATATCTCTTCACTAATTTTTGAGTTATTTTCTAAAAGTTCAGTTACAGCTTTCCTTGCTATCTTTACAAGTTCTACTCCATCAGAATAAGAAAATTCTTTGTTCATATTGGTTAAATATGTAAAAACACAATAAAAAACATTGACTACACTTGGCAAAGAAGCAGAATTATATGAAAAACTTTCAAATGACAAGGTAAAGTGTACAGCTTGTGCACGTTATTGCGAGATTGGCAAAGACCAAATCGGTTTGTGTGGAATTCGAGGGAATGAAGATGGTAAACTTCAACTGTATGCATATGGAAAAGTAATTTCAGGACATGTTGATCCAATTGAGAAAAAACCATTGATTCATTATTACCCTGGTAGCAAAGTCTACTCCATTGCAACCACTGGATGTAATTGGCTCTGTAGATATTGTCAAAATTCTGATATTAGTCAAAGACGGAAAGTAGAAGGAATTGACATGACTCCTGATGATGTTGCAAATACTGCACTAAAATATGGAGCACATGGAATTGCATATACCTATAATGAGCCATCTATTTTTATTGAATTTGCACGTGATTGTGGAATTGCTGCAAGAAAAAAAGGATTATTCAATGTTTTTGTCTCAAATGGATATGATACTCCTGAATCAGTTTCAATGATGAATGAGTTCCTTGATGGTATTACCATTGATTTTAAAGGAAATGCAGAAAAAGAATTTACTAGGAAATTCATTGGAATTCCTGATCCTCAACCGATCTTTGATACATTATTGGAAATTCGTGATAAAACAAAAATTCATGTAGAAATTACTGACTTGATTGTTCCCAAAATTGGGGATGATTTAGAGCATGCAAGGAGATTGTCAAAATTTGTTTATGATGAATTCGGGCCTGAAATGCCAATTCATTTTTTGAGATTTCATCCTGATTACAAAATGATGGAATATCCTAACACTCCAGTAGAAACTTTGGAAAAGCATTATCAGGTTGCAAAACATGTGGGTTTGAAGTATGTCTATTTGGGAAACGTACCTGGTCATAAATGGGAGCACACATACTGCGCTGAATGTAAAAAAATAGTCGTAAATCGTTATGGATTTAGTATTAGAGAATGGCATCTAGATAAAAAAAATTGCTGTAATTTTTGTGGAAATCATATTCCTATAGAAGGAAAATTACAAGAAGGCTATAGGCAAGATCGTTTTCAGTTTGTGTCTTAATTAATTCAAATTCTGGAAGTTTTTAAATCTGATAATGTTGTAAATAATATGTGAAATCTCAATCCTGTAGAAATTGTGGTAAAGAATTATACCAAAATCAAAGAATATACCCACAATGTGGACGAGATAGAGGAGAAGAAGACCCAGAATAATTTTAAATGTAAAAATACCTTGTTCTAGATTATCTCAAATTTACCATTTTCTTTGGCTTTGTAAATCACATCTGGTTTTCTAAGAAATATTCCTGACTCTAAAACTCCTGCTATTTGTTTAATTTTTTGAGTGAGTATTTTGGCATTTTTTATTGTGCCAAAATCACAATCCAAAACAATGTTCCCATTTTCTGTAAAAAATGGATAACCTCTATCAAGAGTCCGCAAATTTGCACTGCCTCCTAGTTTATTTATAGAATTGATAACTGAATTTCTTGCAAGTGGATGTATCTCTACTGGAACTTTAATCGTGAAATCTTTTACAAATTTTGTTTCATCTGCCATTACTACTACCTTCTTTGCAAGACTAAACAAAATATTCTCACGTAATAATGCACCACCACCACCTTTGATCACATATTTTTGCGAATTAATTTGATCTGCACCATCGAAAACCACATCAATGTAATCTACTTGATCAGCTTCCACTAATACTATCCCGCCTTTCTCTGCAATCAATTTGATTTGTAATGATGTAGGTACTCCTTTGATATCGTAGTTTTTTAATTTGATTAAATTTGCAAGTGACTTTACAAGTGCAGTAGCTGCTCTGCCACTTCCTAATCCAACAACATAACCATTTTTAACAAATTTTAATGCATCATTTGATAATGCCATAATGGCATCATCATATGTCAATTATTCTACCTCTGCCTGATCAAGCTTTGATAAAACTTTCATAATGTCTCCTTTGATCTTATCTAAATCATCGGTATCATCATCAAAGTCATCATCTAATGTAGTTGGTTTTGGTTGTTCTGGTTCTGGAAGTGCCTTATGTTCATTGATCTTTGCTACCTCTTTGTTAATGTCTGGTTTAGTTTCAAGTGTTATCTCTGGTTTTGATGATACTGATTGTATGATCTCAATTTTATCCTCAACTTTTGGTTTTGGCTTAATTGTTTCTTGAACTATCTTATCTTTTGGTTTGACTAATTCTGTCTGAATAATTCTTGGATGTGGTACTGATTTTATTTCTTCTTTTTCAAATAATGTGGATTTTGGTTCCTTTTTTGAAATATTTGTCAGTGTAGTTAATTCAAATGATTGTCTTGGTTTAGTTGGAGGAATTTCGATTGGCTCCATGTTTGTATTTGTTTTTTCAAAGTTAAATGAATCCTTGAATGATTTCACCACATTTTGTTTTGATTCTTGTCTTTTGATTTCTGGTTCTTTCATATCCTGCTTTTGATTGTTTGATGTCATCATCTTTGATGATATTTCGTACAATCTGTCATCCAACTTTGATAATTTTTGATCCATCAAAGTAATCAAACCATCACCCACTGGACCCAAGTCTGGATGCATACTGACTTGTTCGAGTTTTTCTAATTTAGCTAAAACAATTCCTAATTGATGTTGATATTTTAATTTCAGTTTGTCTTTTTGACTTTTAGAGAATCCTGAATCTGATTGATATAGTCTTGAAATTGTTTTAGTTAGAATATCTTTTTCAATTTTAAGAGCACTGATCTGACTTTTAATGTGTGAACTTGCTCCTAATCTAAGTAACTGATTTTTATTTCTAGGTATTTTTCTTACAGCTGCTGCTGTAGCAACGCCTGCTAATGAACTAAGAATAAGAACAATTTCTTGCATCTATGTATACCATTTAATCCAGGAATACTTTCTGCGTTTGGCCTCTGGGAATCCACAACTTGCACATTGATGATGACGCTTGTGAAGTGAGTTTTTACCACATCTTCTACATCTAATGTGAACCTTCTTCTTTGTAAAACCACCCATAGAAGTTGTACCTTTAGTCATTGCAAATCACCTAATGTTGTGCAGGTGGGGGAGATATCATAACAACATTGTCTCCTCTAACTACAATGGTTCCGAGACTTTTAGAATCGCCTTCAGCGGGAATTTCCTCTGAAGAATCGAGTAGCAGGTTCATGTGTTGGTCAAAACCAAGAAGAGTACCTCTAATAGTTTTACTTCCTTTGAGCTTAATCAAAACAACTTGATCAATACTCTCATCCAATACTTTTACTGCCATATCAACGGACATCTATTTCACTTATTGACTTGGATATCTAGGGATTATATTAAATTTCCATTGGTAAAACTATGAGATACGTTCAGTAAGGCAAGTTTGACACTTTTTTGATAGATTTCTAACGATATCAGCTAAAATCCGCTGTCCATCTTTCTTAGTAGCATTTGTAGGATCGCCCCAAATTCCATTTTTGGTTGCTTTTGGAAATGATTTGTTAGCTAATTTTCCGATTTTCTTGAGTTCTTGTTTTGACATTTTATCTGTGATTAGTCCTTTTTCAGCTGATTTCATTTTAACGCTTTTTGAGATTGCAAGCATTAATGATGTCTCTACAAATCCTGCGTGATCAAACTCTCTTCCCATAAAATGCCAATAGGATAATGGGAATACTTTGATCTTGTTTTTTAATATTTTCTTTAGTTTTAAATCCAAATTCTTTATTGAGTTCTGATTTCCGTGATGACCGTTAAGTATGAACACTATTTTGATATTATTTGCTAAAAGTGATGCACACAAATCAATTAGAACGGCACGTAATGTTGATTCTTTTATACTCAAATTAAAAAATGGTGAATGTTCAAATGAAACTCCGTAATTAAGAGTTGGTAGCAAAAGATATCCATTTTTTTCAGATATTCTTTTTGATACTTCTGTTATAATATCTGAATCTGTTGATATGGGTAAATGTGGTCCATGCTGCTCAATTGAACCTACAGGAATCACTGCTATTTGTTTTTGACTAGTTATTGAGTTTCTAAGATTAGGATCAAACTGAGTTTTAATTTCTACCATTTAATTCACTTATTTTATGTGAACCTTTCTCCAACGTACTTCTAGTTTATTTTCTAGATGCATCTTCATTGCTTTGAGCAATGTGTCTGCTTCCAATTTCTGTCCCTTTATCTTTATTTTTTCTAACGTGTCATTTGGATCTACTTTAAAAGAATCTTGGAATATGATAGGTCCCTGATCCAAATTTTCTGTAACATAGTGAGATGTAACACCAACAATTTTTGTACCTCTTTCATAAGCTTGTGCATATGCCATAGCTCCTGGAAATGCTGGTAATAATGATGGATGAATATTGATTATTCGATTTGGATATCTCCAAACAAAATTTGGACTGAGGATTCGCATGTATCTTGCAAGTGAAATCAAATCAATATCATATTTTTTACATATCTGAATAATTTTCTCCTCTGCTTTTTCTTGATTTTTTTCCTCTATTACAATAAATGGAATTTTTGCTTTTTTTGCTAGTGGTTCTAGTGTTTTTTCAGTACCAATTATTACTGATATTTCCCCCTTTAGTGACTTTGAATTGGCAATAATTGTTTGAAGACAGAGTGGTTCTTTTGTTACCAGTATTGCAATATTTTTTTGTGAATTTGTTTCGTGATGTGTACTAACATTCATTTTTTCTTTTCTAGCTAAGTTCTGAATCTCAATATCGAATTTTTTTAAATCAATTGATTTTAAAAAAGACACTTCTAGATACATTCCAAAAAGACTTTTGATTACATTCTGATTGACTTTTTCTATATTTCCACCTTTTGAAAATACAAAATTTGTAAATGCAGCTACAATCCCTTCTTTATCTTTACCAACCACTGTAATTCCGACTACTGTCTTTTTCATGACTTTATGCTCACAATTTTCTCATTATTAATCATTCACAGAAATTGAAATGGTGCGGGAGGTGGGATTTGAACCCACGAACTCCTGAGAGATAGGGTCCTAAGCCCTACGCCTTTGACCAGGCTGGGCGACTCCCGCAATGTACATGTCATTAGACACAAAGTTAACTGTTACGAGGCAACCGTTAAAGAACCAAAAGTAGTCTAGCTAATCTTATTTTAAAAATTAAACAATCTGATATTTTAGATTTGAGGATATTTTATTATTTTTAGTATAATACTTGAAATTATTCATATGTTTTTTTGTATATTAATTGGTATAAAGTTGAATCAACCAACTGTTTCTTTAAGTTGAATGTGTTAATTCATCAAAGGAGTAACTACGTTTTTTAATATTTCAAGAAAATTATCGCTAATTCTTTATCTAGATTTTTTTTAATTTAAAAAGAATAAACAAATTACAATACTAGACAAACTTGTATTTCTCTGTGTTTTTAGTTGATTTTACTTGTTAGTTAAAATTAAATATTTTTTTTGAATTTTCTATCATTACATTTATTCATCACTGATGTTTGTTTAAATCATATAATCATCTAACTCCATTAATATTGTTCAATTTAAGAAAATTCTTGTTCAGTACAAGACTTGGCTTTTTGAATTCTAGATAAAATTATCTTTCAATGTATTAAAATATGTATTGTCAATTGGAATTGTAACTAAAAGACTAATAGTTTTTTTCAAGATTGATATTTACTATGTTATTTATTTTTATAATTGTATTAATTCTATTCTAAATCCAATGTTTAGTGCTTTATCACAATGATTTTTAATCTTTGCATATTTAATTTTTTTATTTTTATGACCTTATATCAGTTATATGAAAAATAAATTTTTGATAATAATTTAACCCATGTCTGATTATTTTGTTGTAATCTGCTCTAAATACATGAGAATTTTTTACAACTCCCCTCCCATGTTTGATTCTTTCATCTCTATATTCATGTAATGCATTTGTTGTTGTAAGAATGCTTTTTCTCCACACTTCACGTATTTTTAATTACTTGTATCGTATTTCTTAAGAAATATTTTATAAAGAATTTTTGTTCATATAAAAAAATTAATTTAATTACATGTAGTACGGGTTTGACCCGCCCACTTGAATCTATTAGGTTTTGACAAAAGAATGTATTTTGTTTATTGTGTTGATTCATTTCATAATATAACTCAATTAACGCTGAAAACTTATTCAGCTTGATTTTTTAGAGATCTTTGAAGAAAATATTCAGTATTTTTGAGTCTTTTTTGTATCCATTTCATTCAGAAGCAATCAATAAAATTTCTCAGATATAGATACTAAATACGAATGGAAGTAATTTAGCTATTATATTACGATAGATACACACAAATTTATCTATTTTTGTATAGTTTTATGGCTAAATTTTTTGGAACTAATGGAATTCGCGGAATCTTTGGTGAAGATTTCACTCTAGAGTTTGTTCATGATATGACCCTAGCTATAGGAACTTATTTTGATAAGGGTCCAATACTGATTGGTTTTGATGGAAGAGATTCAAGTCCAGCCATATCAAAAGTTGTAAGTTCTGCTCTTAATTCAATAGGGATTGATTGTAATATTGCAGGAATAGTTCCAACCCCTTGTCTTGAATTTGCAGTAAAGACTTTGGGATATTCTGGTGGATTCATGATCACTGCATCACACAATCCTCCTCAGTACAACGGAATAAAACCTGCTGCAAATGATGGAGTAGAAATTTCACGAGAGGATGAATTAATTATTGAAGATATTTATATAGAAAAAAAATGGCGAAAAAATTCTAAAAATTTAGGCACTACTGGAAAAGAGGATAGAGCAATTCAGACATATCTAAATGGAATTGTATCTCAAATTGATTCTAAATTAATAGAATCAAGAAATTTCAAAGTTGTTTTGGATTTAGGTAATGGTGCACAGGCAGTATCTGCACCTGACTTTTGTAAGATGGTGAATTGTAAAACATTTCTTGTAAACCAAAACATTGATGGGGCATTTCCAGGACGTGGTTCAGAACCTACACCACAAAATCTTTCAGAGCTATCACGTACTGTAATTGAAAATAATGCTGATGTAGGAATTGCATTTGATGGAGACGGTGATCGTAGTATATTCTGCGATAATAATGGAAATATTTTAACTGGAGATAAATCTGCATTATTACTTACTCAACATATTTTACAGAAAAATCCAAACTCCTTAGTTGTTACATGCTTGAACTCTGGTTCTAACATTGAAACTGTATCTGAGAAATTTAATTCTAAAGTTATTCGCACCAAAGTTGGAAGTGTTGAAGTCTCAAGAAAAATGGTTCCAACAAATGCATTAATTGGATTTGAGGAAAATGGTGGATTCATGTATGGAAAGCATAATCAAGTTAGAGATGGTTGTATGACTTTAGCATTAATGCTTGAACTTTTAGCAACTTCAAAAAAATCTCTTTCCAACGAAATTGCACTTTTACCTCCTTCCTTTACTACAAAAGATAAAGTATCGTGTTCTCCTGATAAAGTACCAAAATTAATCTCTACTTTAAAAGAGGAATACCCAAATTCTGACACTACTGATGGCATCAAGATTATTGTTGACTCTAAAAACTGGGTAATGGTTAGACCAAGTGGTACAGAACCTATTGTTAGAATTTATGCCGAAGCTGGAAGTCAAGAGAAATTAGA
Proteins encoded in this window:
- a CDS encoding TIGR00296 family protein, whose protein sequence is MNKEFSYSDGVELVKIARKAVTELLENNSKISEEIFNSKFNFTSGVFVTLNKQGSLRGCIGYPLPIKKLSEGLIDAAISAATHDTRFNPVTADELDKIIFEVTVLTPPVEIKVEKSSEYLKEIKVGRDGLIVENENKLGLLLPQVPTEYGWNTKEFLEYACQKAGLVKNAWKDGDTKISKFQGVIFKEESPNGNIIRESSDDFL
- a CDS encoding 50S ribosomal protein L37e codes for the protein MTKGTTSMGGFTKKKVHIRCRRCGKNSLHKRHHQCASCGFPEAKRRKYSWIKWYT
- a CDS encoding formyltetrahydrofolate deformylase, translating into MKKTVVGITVVGKDKEGIVAAFTNFVFSKGGNIEKVNQNVIKSLFGMYLEVSFLKSIDLKKFDIEIQNLARKEKMNVSTHHETNSQKNIAILVTKEPLCLQTIIANSKSLKGEISVIIGTEKTLEPLAKKAKIPFIVIEEKNQEKAEEKIIQICKKYDIDLISLARYMRILSPNFVWRYPNRIINIHPSLLPAFPGAMAYAQAYERGTKIVGVTSHYVTENLDQGPIIFQDSFKVDPNDTLEKIKIKGQKLEADTLLKAMKMHLENKLEVRWRKVHIK
- the rpiA gene encoding ribose-5-phosphate isomerase RpiA; the encoded protein is MTYDDAIMALSNDALKFVKNGYVVGLGSGRAATALVKSLANLIKLKNYDIKGVPTSLQIKLIAEKGGIVLVEADQVDYIDVVFDGADQINSQKYVIKGGGGALLRENILFSLAKKVVVMADETKFVKDFTIKVPVEIHPLARNSVINSINKLGGSANLRTLDRGYPFFTENGNIVLDCDFGTIKNAKILTQKIKQIAGVLESGIFLRKPDVIYKAKENGKFEII
- a CDS encoding creatininase family protein; amino-acid sequence: MVEIKTQFDPNLRNSITSQKQIAVIPVGSIEQHGPHLPISTDSDIITEVSKRISEKNGYLLLPTLNYGVSFEHSPFFNLSIKESTLRAVLIDLCASLLANNIKIVFILNGHHGNQNSIKNLDLKLKKILKNKIKVFPLSYWHFMGREFDHAGFVETSLMLAISKSVKMKSAEKGLITDKMSKQELKKIGKLANKSFPKATKNGIWGDPTNATKKDGQRILADIVRNLSKKCQTCLTERIS
- the amrS gene encoding AmmeMemoRadiSam system radical SAM enzyme produces the protein MTTLGKEAELYEKLSNDKVKCTACARYCEIGKDQIGLCGIRGNEDGKLQLYAYGKVISGHVDPIEKKPLIHYYPGSKVYSIATTGCNWLCRYCQNSDISQRRKVEGIDMTPDDVANTALKYGAHGIAYTYNEPSIFIEFARDCGIAARKKGLFNVFVSNGYDTPESVSMMNEFLDGITIDFKGNAEKEFTRKFIGIPDPQPIFDTLLEIRDKTKIHVEITDLIVPKIGDDLEHARRLSKFVYDEFGPEMPIHFLRFHPDYKMMEYPNTPVETLEKHYQVAKHVGLKYVYLGNVPGHKWEHTYCAECKKIVVNRYGFSIREWHLDKKNCCNFCGNHIPIEGKLQEGYRQDRFQFVS
- a CDS encoding LSm family protein; protein product: MSVDMAVKVLDESIDQVVLIKLKGSKTIRGTLLGFDQHMNLLLDSSEEIPAEGDSKSLGTIVVRGDNVVMISPPPAQH
- the glmM gene encoding phosphoglucosamine mutase, whose protein sequence is MAKFFGTNGIRGIFGEDFTLEFVHDMTLAIGTYFDKGPILIGFDGRDSSPAISKVVSSALNSIGIDCNIAGIVPTPCLEFAVKTLGYSGGFMITASHNPPQYNGIKPAANDGVEISREDELIIEDIYIEKKWRKNSKNLGTTGKEDRAIQTYLNGIVSQIDSKLIESRNFKVVLDLGNGAQAVSAPDFCKMVNCKTFLVNQNIDGAFPGRGSEPTPQNLSELSRTVIENNADVGIAFDGDGDRSIFCDNNGNILTGDKSALLLTQHILQKNPNSLVVTCLNSGSNIETVSEKFNSKVIRTKVGSVEVSRKMVPTNALIGFEENGGFMYGKHNQVRDGCMTLALMLELLATSKKSLSNEIALLPPSFTTKDKVSCSPDKVPKLISTLKEEYPNSDTTDGIKIIVDSKNWVMVRPSGTEPIVRIYAEAGSQEKLDTLMSEFLKKVKDIISR